From a region of the Lentimicrobiaceae bacterium genome:
- a CDS encoding T9SS type A sorting domain-containing protein — MKKFTLFTISLLALSVILISWGATGHSKISESSALSFNQQMQGFQTWIGFLRDHASDADYRKATDPTEGPKHYIDIDNYDSFVSSGRIPQTLDSVVSIYGANFVEDNGILPWATLTSFDSLRNCLQRLDFDNAKIYAADLGHYVADGHMPLHITKNYNGQLTGNTGIHSRYESTMINAYIAQFTYPGQDATEILNVNQYVFDYLYGNYSYCDSILAADNYAKSQSSNYSSSTYKNALWSKSRSFTIPLFERASHALASLLYTAWIQAGSPTLVPTGTDENLTISNAVLQQNKPNPFRSSTQISYTIKETSKVLLQVHDINGNIVDTLVNSTLNSGDYSCNWTPAHCSTGIYYLVLHSGKFIQAKKMVYSGQF, encoded by the coding sequence TTGAAAAAATTTACTCTCTTTACCATTTCACTACTCGCCTTATCAGTAATTTTAATAAGCTGGGGAGCTACTGGTCACAGCAAAATCAGTGAATCATCTGCCTTATCGTTCAATCAGCAAATGCAGGGTTTTCAAACCTGGATTGGATTTCTGCGCGATCATGCGTCAGATGCAGATTATCGCAAAGCAACTGACCCGACAGAAGGGCCTAAACACTACATTGATATTGACAATTACGACTCTTTCGTTTCTTCAGGAAGAATTCCGCAAACCCTTGACTCTGTGGTAAGCATATATGGGGCAAATTTTGTTGAAGACAACGGAATACTCCCATGGGCAACACTAACTTCATTTGATTCACTTCGCAACTGCCTGCAACGCCTCGATTTTGACAATGCCAAAATTTATGCAGCCGATCTTGGACATTATGTAGCCGATGGCCATATGCCATTGCACATTACCAAAAACTACAACGGTCAGTTGACAGGAAACACAGGAATTCATTCCCGCTATGAATCTACCATGATCAATGCATATATTGCTCAGTTTACCTATCCCGGCCAGGATGCTACTGAAATTTTAAATGTAAACCAATATGTATTTGATTACTTATATGGCAATTACAGCTATTGTGATTCAATTCTGGCGGCTGATAATTATGCCAAATCCCAATCGTCAAACTATTCATCATCCACTTACAAGAATGCATTGTGGAGCAAAAGCAGAAGCTTTACCATTCCCTTGTTTGAACGTGCATCGCATGCTTTGGCTTCGCTTTTATACACCGCATGGATTCAGGCCGGAAGCCCTACTTTAGTCCCAACCGGCACAGATGAAAATTTAACCATAAGCAATGCTGTTCTGCAACAAAACAAACCCAATCCATTTAGATCATCAACACAAATCTCTTACACAATTAAAGAAACTTCAAAAGTACTTTTACAGGTGCATGATATCAATGGCAATATAGTTGACACGCTGGTTAACTCAACCCTGAATAGTGGCGATTATTCCTGTAACTGGACCCCCGCACATTGCAGTACCGGCATCTATTATCTTGTTTTACATTCAGGCAAATTTATTCAGGCCAAAAAAATGGTGTATTCAGGACAGTTTTAA
- a CDS encoding DUF3108 domain-containing protein yields the protein MNIKSAFVKLLLLTCILISVKHTTIAQPLRTIENAAFTTGEKLTFRVYYHSLVTGKVTAGEANLEIKKNTVKKNGRDAYHIIGSGQSKGAFNFFFKVNDRFETFVDEQALIPWQFTRRTREGGYKKDDEVNFRQTMGLAVSRNAVTKIPENTQDILSVFYYARTLDVTGLQMGDSFPLSFFLDDSLYVSKIVYLGKEKIKTELGEFNCLKFKPMVLKGNVFNEPYPMQLWITDDLNRLPVMVQTAVIVGSVKMELIEYQGLKNPFNSKVAVTRKLN from the coding sequence ATGAACATCAAATCTGCTTTTGTAAAACTCCTTCTGCTTACTTGTATTCTCATATCAGTAAAACATACAACTATTGCCCAGCCCTTAAGAACCATTGAAAATGCAGCATTCACAACCGGCGAAAAGCTTACATTCAGGGTTTATTACCATTCTTTGGTTACGGGCAAAGTCACAGCAGGAGAAGCAAATCTTGAAATAAAAAAGAATACTGTAAAAAAGAATGGCCGTGATGCTTATCATATTATTGGCTCAGGGCAGTCAAAAGGAGCATTTAACTTCTTTTTTAAAGTAAATGACCGTTTTGAAACTTTTGTTGATGAGCAGGCATTGATTCCCTGGCAATTTACTCGCCGTACCCGTGAAGGTGGGTATAAAAAAGACGATGAAGTCAACTTCAGACAAACCATGGGACTTGCTGTCAGCCGAAATGCTGTTACTAAAATCCCCGAGAATACACAGGACATCCTCTCCGTATTTTACTACGCAAGAACACTAGATGTAACCGGCCTTCAAATGGGCGATTCATTTCCTCTCTCCTTTTTTCTCGATGATTCACTCTATGTTTCTAAGATTGTATATCTGGGCAAAGAAAAGATAAAAACAGAGCTGGGTGAATTTAACTGCTTAAAGTTTAAGCCAATGGTGCTTAAAGGAAATGTATTTAACGAGCCTTACCCCATGCAATTGTGGATTACCGATGACCTTAACCGTTTGCCTGTAATGGTTCAAACAGCCGTTATTGTTGGCTCAGTTAAAATGGAACTCATTGAATACCAGGGGCTGAAAAACCCTTTTAACTCAAAAGTTGCCGTTACCCGAAAATTAAACTAA